ACAGTTCAGCATGAGCATTGATCAGTTACTCCGTGACAATCAAAGACATGTCTTGAAGATCCTAGGAATTGTCGTTTTGCTTAATAGAAGCAGTTGACTTCACTGCAGGATGATGCAAAGTTCAATTATGTCCTTGCCCTAATTTCCTAAACATTACAGTGTTGTACAAAGTTTCAGTTTGTTGTTACTCCCCCCACTCTCCTTGTCTGTTTTGTTTTTTCTCTTGTTTCTGAGAAACAGATTTGTTATGCTGCTGAAGTGCTGAAACTGCTGATACTTAACTTTTCCATCTTTATGTAGCTATATGCCAATCTCTGGCTTCCATGGAGTGCTTTCAGGGTTTCTGGTTGGTATCAAGCAAATCATCCCCGATCAGGAGCTTTCTGTATTTGGAATTGCAAAAATTAAAGCTAAGGTAACACCGAGCATGTTTTACCCCCAACACCCCTTAAAAAAGTCAAGCTGAAGAATGCAAAAGAGATATTGAAATTTAAGTTCTGATTATTTCACGCCTTTTGTGTCATCAAAATGCAGTGGCTACCATCTATCATGATTCTTCTGTCCGTCACTGCAAGCTTTTTCTTGGCAGATTCGGCAGCTTACCTTCCCATGATAATCTTTGGTACATATATGAGCTGGATCTACCTAAGATACTTGTAGAGAAGATCAGAAACTAACTTCAGGGGTGACCCAAGTGATGAGTTTGCATTTGCCACTTTCTTCCCAGAATTTTTAAGGTAACATCATGTTTGACCTATTCATCTCTTGGAAAGTAAGTATTTCCCTTAAATCATTTATTCAGTTGATCCTCTTCTGATGCTGTCAACATCCAGACCAGTGGTTAATCCTATTTCAACAATTTTCCATCGGATGTTCTGTGGAAGGTCTGATATTTCTAATGAGGGAAATGGTTATGATCTGGGAGGGATCCCACTTCCAGGCTCTGATTCGATTGAGGCTTCAAGACGAAGGTAATTTTTGCCTTCTCTTTCATGAGTAATTTTTCAAGTTATTAGCCTTGTGTTACTTGAACTGTGCTAAGACTTCTGTCTTAATCTTACCTATAATTTATAAAGCCCCGGCATTTAACTGAAATTTTTGTGCTAGTTGGATGGAATAGTGCTATATATAAGTGGAAGATCCAGCGTCATTAAGTTTTTATATATATGTGCCGTAGATCTTAAGAATCAGACTAAAGACAGTGTAAAAGGGAGTTAGGTTGcacaatttttaattaattttctttCTTCCCGGACATAATTACTAAGTGTTCAGCAGAACTCAAGCTTTGTATACAAAAGGGGATAAAACCCCCACCATAGCTCCTTCTTTGGTCTGATTTATGTATCAAGatggttttcctttttgtcaTCACAGCCCATGATTAGTTTTTGTGCATCAGCTTTTACCGCTTATATGCATATCTGATATCTTGCACACTAATGCCGATTACATAAATATTTACCATTTTGAATGGCCCAAGTTCTCACTCTCACTCTGACTGATTCACCTTCTTCCTTTCTATGCCCTCTCCCTATTTATCTCTTTCAGCCTCATTTGCTGCTGTTCCCACTTCCCAGATGTAGAGCCTTGCTGGCAGTTGTAGATCCTCTTTTTCCCCTATCCATTACCCCCTTCTTCTCCATTCTCCCTCATTAGTCTCTTCATCTCTCTGTTATTCGTTCTGCTCCCTCCCCACACAGAAATTATGTCCTTCCAAATAACCAAATCATACTACTGAGGGATTATCCATAATTAGTAGAACTCAATTTGAAATCCACTGTTGTTAGGCTCCAAGAGGTCTGTATGTATGTACCTTTACCCTTAAATGGTCTAATGATTATCTAATTTATCAATACATTTTATCGTCATGAAACTTACACGCCAATACTTTGACATAAGCCAAGGGTAGATCATGGAAGAAGTTATTTCAAGCCCTATACCTTGGTATATGGTGTTTATTAACTGTGGTATAGATCTGTTGATGAAATAATATAGATATGGGCAGTGTTTTAGGGTGTGACCTTAGCtcaatcaaataaacaaacataaGTGTGCCTGAAACTTGGTGACATTAATCAAATCTGTGTAATTCCTGAAATTACTTAATGTGAGGTGTCACAATGTGTTTAATAACTTAGTCAGGATGACCTGAGCCTAAAGTAAACCAACCTTAAATCTGAAATTACCTGCATAGCTAGTAATCATATAATTGAAAAACTTGAGTGAAGCTGAATTTATTGATAGACGTTTATTGGAACTGTTTAGTTATTACTTCTTTTATGTTGATGAACTTAATATTATACTGTGTACTATAAGGTGTTTTATTTTAGCTGAAACTACTCTGTACTATTCAGTAAACTGATGAGATTTATGTTTCAATTGAAGTAAGAGAGAGGTCGGTTAAGAATATCTTAGAAAAGACAGATGGAAGAACCCAAAATGATAACCTTAGTCTCAAATCAAAGCCAAAGACATAAATTTGCTTTTGCCCAAACCCCAGAATCAGCGGCTGCAACTTCATTAGTCAGGGATGAATTATAGAACTTCACATTATGCCATTCATGTGTTTTTTATTCTGTAATTATTTGTCAGCATGGTTGAATCAAGCATTCTACTGTTACTGATTCTCCCTGGATCTAAGATTTGTACCTTTTCCTTTCTGcagtatgtgttttttttttttttttgtcattttgtTGGTGGTTTCATTTGGTTGGTTTTTTCTTTCCATTTTGGAAGTAGAGTCAAAATCATGATAACTGCTTAAGTccatttgtcttaatatttcaGAGAAAGAGGTGCTCGGGCTCTCGAGGAAAGGTTAGCAACAGAAAGGTTGGTTGGTGCAACAACCGTAGATGGACAACATATAGATGCCTCTGAGGAAGTCTGAATCTTAACTCTGCTACAGCGCTTAACCTACTGTTGGTCTATTAAGCGGTGCGAGTCGCTCCATTTTCAAGAATTAGCTAAATGATTGTTGCATATATAAGGGAGGTGTATTCCTTAATTTTGTAGAAGTGAAAATTTGGTATTTGTTTGACCTTTGAACTCTTGATACAATACAATCTTTTAATAGTAATACTTGTTGATATCAAATTGTTGGGACACCTTCAATGTTGACAGAGGTAATACACTAATAGAAAGATTTTTAGGGAATCATAATTGAGGTTTTAACATTGCAGGCATGTAGCAAGCCTTTCatatcatcttcttcttctcctaaTCTGGACTGAGCCATCGACCACCATGTGGAATGATAATGCATCCTTGCTCAAGACATTAAACCACTATGGTGGTCTGATAATGCATCCTTGCTCAAGACATTAAACCACCTGCGATCGCAGTTCACAACACGAAACTTCCGGTAATACACTAATACTACTACTTGAGCAATACTCATGCTGCTACTAACCAGTAGTATGCCAAATGATTTGTTTCATTGGCAAATTGGCGATACTGAGGGCGGTTGTGCAGTCACAAAAGGTAACCACATCATGAATGTTGTCTTTACTCAGTTTAACAAGGAACACAGACTTGTCTATCTAGGTCTAAAAAAGTAAAAAGTATTCATCTTTTGTTGCATGCATTCTAGTTATCTAAACAAATTAAGAGGCAACCAAGTTGGTCTTGGCAAAGTGGTTATTTACTTTGTCTCTTAACCAAAAGGTTTGGGGTTTGGGGTTTGAATTTCAACATCCGGGAATGAAAACAGACCCTTAGCCAGTCCTTTACCCTTAATCGGAGCATATGGGGCGAGAGGGTTAGTCACTGCTATCGGCGGTGGATCATGTTGCCTTTAACTGCTGGTAACTTGGCATTGTATTCCTGAAGTTCTGTTCTATATCTTTCCTTATCCCTCAACCCCATATCCTGATAAACCTGCAAACAATCAATGAAACAGTAAATCAATAGTATTTCTTCTGATCTTAATaagatttaacaaaaaaaagttgTATCAGTTACTCTAAATTATACTCACTATTCTGTCTTGAGAGGTGAGCTTGTTCCATAATTCTCCAATCATCTTAGTAAACTCCCTCTCTCGACTATTAGGATAAAGGGACTTAAGGAGTGCATGTTTCTCTGAAAAGAAGAAATTGTAGCCACTCCTGTTGGGTTTTGGGTGGCTGGGATCTCCACCCCATCGCTTCCTTTTACGCCTTCTCTTTCTTGATGCTTGACGAGGTTGTTTGGGGTTGTAAGGGACTATTGCTAACCTAAGATCATCAGTTGTAGAGGAGGGAATGCATTGCATATTTACAGGATGGTAAATTACTCCACTCAGAAGTTCATGTCCTAGTTTGACAGAGACTAAATAGTCGCACTCGAATTTCCCATGAATTGTTCCTACTGCTGGTATGCTCAAGGGAATAATATCTGGATTACAGAACGAGAGTTTTAATTTATAGCAGGGTAACAGCAAAATAATGGTGCTCCCTAGATTTAGAGTTTGACCTAAATGAATTATTACCTCCGAGTGAGTCTGAGTCTTCAACTCTTTCGTGTGCAtatttatcattatcattagGGCATAGACCTGCCAAAGAAGGAGTGAAACTTAAAACCTCAACAAGTTATAATGATATCTTTTCATATAAACTCACACATGTgactttttcttgatttttacaagtgttttttttattttattgttataAGGGAgccttttaattttttaaggTGTAGCAGGAGATACGCAATTTGAGTGATATAGATCGAAGAGATTTGATCCGAGTATCATCCAGTAGAATTAAGGGCGCCTTTTAATGCCTCGTAATAAATTATTGTGATGCTTTCGCTCTCGGCCTCTCACCGAAGAATTGTTGCGAGTCAAATACGaattaaaatgtataaaaaGAGGAGATGAATAAATAAACTTGGTACCTGTTGGAGGAGTTGTAATAATAGGGCCTTGTACGTTAAAGAAGTAAACTTGCTCATACTGGTATAGGAGGCTAAGGTAATGTTTTTTTAGCACAAAAGAAGCACTTGTAGTTGTGGCAGAAAACTTGAAGGTTGAGCTTATTTCCCTCCATTTCTTCTCTGAAATAACCTGTATTACTCACAAAAAAATTATGTTAaacatcaaaataaaaataatcttgggaaaaagtaaataaaatatcgcAAAATTGTATTATTAACCTTAATATAGCCACCTCTCTTTATAACTTCCACATATAAAACATGCAAATCTAGCTCCTTTCTTCCAATTACTGGCGCCCTTTTTGTATATAACACAAAACAAACATCATTGTGCACTATAAGTTTTCATAGTAGGTTAGAATGACGTAAATTagatcctgttaggttatgatacatatgacaattcataaatcatgcggaaaaaccatttagccaggaatacatattatttacacataatcatatagcatagtttagatgcatactctttgttgcgtgccttccctagctgcgcccgaaccgaacaagaacaagtctttaggactccaagtgtcgtccctccgtagatagtccacagcacgtccggatccgccttaagattgaccaactagaatcgcccttaaggtactaaagattttcggcactcttaggtaagaaatgtgtctgaattttctctcaaaaagtcactttgaatacttgaataatctcttaaaatatgtgaccctaggcacgtatttatagagttatggaaagggttttggaatcctattaggatactaatttatttaattataaccctactaggactctaattaaataatcattatctaatagttttaggatttaatcacacttcgaatcctgattgcttcaggattcccgcacaagcaatgcacgagcaccgtacacccgcgcaagccttgcggcccacgctaggcgcacaacgctcggcccattgctgcgctccacgcgcgcgcccaaggccttggctgggcctggccttgcgctgggcctggtcgaggcttggcgtgcgctggtgtgcgttggctcgctgggcgacggcctggcttcgtgctgggccttcgtctagcgggcctcgtccgatgctaattcgtacgatacgcttccgattaaattcccgattccggaattcatttccgatacgaacaatatttaatatttccgattccggaatcaatttccgtttcgaacaaatatttaatatttccgtttccggaattattttccgattccgataatatttccgattctgacaatatttccgtttccggcaatatttccgattctggcaatatttccattttccgataatattttccgatacgtaccatgtttccgtttccggcaacatctacgacttggataatatttatatttccgatacgatccatatttccgtttccggcaatatcatcgtttccggagtattcatttcttgcctgtgacgatctcagctcccactgaaaccaagatccgtcgattccgaatatccatagatggagtatctaatgccattaaatacttgatccgtttacgtactatttgtgtgaccctacgggttcagtcaagagtaagctgtggattaatatcattaattccacttgaactgaagcggcctctagctaggcattcagctcacttgatctcactgaattattaacttgttaattaatactgaaccgcatttattagacttaacatagaatgcatacttggaccaagggcattatttccttcagtctcccttgtccttagggacaagtgtgcatttcctaattcctttgtcgctcgatgcttgctcttgaacataaggtaagagttgtcatccttattatgtccagaggtgtttctcggtttcagagttcaactgatcaaataaacagataatcatagcctatgattcatccgagcacggccatgcatttcacagtttctagctctccgagtggccttgtacaacttttaagcatctcatcccgatttatgggaggacaatcccaatcttgcgatcttgagattagacttcgttagataggtgattacctgagcgttgcctttatagcctccttttacggtgcgacggttggtcaacgtcaaagcaaccagttctcaaacaagtaatctcaaatcactcaggtattgaggatttagtgtctaataattttaatgaaatttacttatgacagattttcatctcttacagtaaagtttcataggtcttgtccgatactagtcttcccaaagtaagtatctatgcaaatgattatgacattgccatgtctacatagttcaagaaacagaactactagtcatcttgcattctagtcgtctaacgttttctatgcgtccaattttatagaaaactccgactagggaccattttcaacctttgacattcaagttcacttgatagacatttcttagtcacaggactggtcctgacagtctatcttgaatatatcgtcaaatttgaagggactcatcatttaatactaaaccaagattaaatggaatatgaaaatacatttcatatatgataaatgttcaaccccaatgttttataaccatgggcctcaaacccatcttctaaaacaattcatggaatttaaagctatgcttgatttccagtgctacaacgtgagtgttgcttctcacttgttgcataggtttagttatcatgctttgccaatcttaatatccttttcatcgaatgttcttcgagatatgatgataagatcttttcgagtttgtttattatgtgatctagtctttcttacttcgatggtggttttactcattttgcaatgaagaaccatcaagttagcagacggttttcttgcttcaagagtggttctacgcatttttcaatgaagaaccatcaagccagcagataggtgatctacccaagttcagtgaagaactttaaacaaccctgttttattgcttcttaggcaataatcacttttatttcaactgtataggttgc
This Spinacia oleracea cultivar Varoflay chromosome 6, BTI_SOV_V1, whole genome shotgun sequence DNA region includes the following protein-coding sequences:
- the LOC130463065 gene encoding high mobility group B protein 9 — encoded protein: KLIVHNDVCFVLYTKRAPVIGRKELDLHVLYVEVIKRGGYIKVISEKKWREISSTFKFSATTTSASFVLKKHYLSLLYQYEQVYFFNVQGPIITTPPTGLCPNDNDKYAHERVEDSDSLGDIIPLSIPAVGTIHGKFECDYLVSVKLGHELLSGVIYHPVNMQCIPSSTTDDLRLAIVPYNPKQPRQASRKRRRKRKRWGGDPSHPKPNRSGYNFFFSEKHALLKSLYPNSREREFTKMIGELWNKLTSQDRIVYQDMGLRDKERYRTELQEYNAKLPAVKGNMIHRR